A window of Onychostoma macrolepis isolate SWU-2019 chromosome 01, ASM1243209v1, whole genome shotgun sequence contains these coding sequences:
- the cdadc1 gene encoding cytidine and dCMP deaminase domain-containing protein 1, with product MAAPDSRRPHRDFERNRSIPNGEEVRNARDTGVQTDAKVQGHGPRLSKANLFTLLSLWMELFPKKEPQQRENDSAGDSGLVVVHECRVLGLHCSSAQLHAGQVAVVKHGPRLKGCDLYFSRKPCSTCLKMLINAGVSRIAYWPGDAEISLLSGRHDHTDSSHQEAILDATAAERLKSNSRPHICVLLQPLDCTMQQFVDETSQNCDFLGKIAADKPTLDVKDIFRREWWNNLDEFLEKFFINDEEQHKYVLNKMGLESFCAEPNFSNLRQHMRNLVRILASAAASVPVLEEDYGFFMREPLGTGSPALPQDVVRHCIIQARLLACRTEDPKLGVGAVIWAEGKQSQCDGTGRLYLVGCGYNAYPVGSQYAEYPQMDHKQEERQNRKYRYILHAEQNALTFRSAEIKEEENTMIFVTKCPCDECVPLIGCAGIKQIYTTDLDSNKVKHDISYLRFDKLSGVQKFIWQQKSSARHMSEQTAPPTANGYMKRREEGTNFQCNKRLRS from the exons ATGGCAGCACCGGACAGTCGGCGGCCTCACCGGGATTTCGAGAGAAACAGATCTATTCCAAACGGCGAGGAAGTGCGCAATGCGAGGGATACCGGAGTACAGACCGATGCCAAAGTACAAG gtCATGGACCTCGACTGTCCAAAGCCAACCTCTTCACATTGTTGAGTCTATGGATGGAACTCTTCCCAAAGAAAGAGCCACAGCAACGCGAGAATGATTCA GCTGGAGATAGTGGTCTTGTGGTGGTCCATGAGTGCAGGGTTCTGGGTCTGCATTGCTCCAGTGCACAGTTACATGCAGGACAGGTGGCTGTTGTCAAACACGGACCCAGACTGAAGGGATGCGATCTCTACTTCTCCAGAAAACCCTGTTCTACCTGCCTCAAGATGCTCATCAATG CTGGTGTGAGTAGGATAGCGTACTGGCCCGGTGATGCTGAGATCAGTTTGCTGTCAGGTAGACACGATCATACAGACTCCAGTCACCAGGAAGCCATCTTGGATGCCACAGCTGCAGAAAGACTGAAGTCCAACAGCAGACCCCACATCTGTGTGCTTCTGCAGCCTCTGGACTGCACCATGCAGCAGTTTGTGGACGAAACTTCTCAAAACTGTGACTTCCTTGGGAAGATTGCTGCGGACAAACCAACTCTCGATGTTAAGGATATCTTTAGAAGGGAATGGTGGAACAACTTGGATGAATTCTTGGAGAAGTTCTTTATAAATGATGAGGAACAGCATAAGTATGTGCTGAACAAAATGGGACTGGAGAGCTTCTGTGCGGAACCAAATTTTAGCAACTTAAGGCAGCATATGAGGAATCTCGTTAGGATTCTGGCATCCGCCGCCGCAAGCGTTCCGGTTCTAGAAGAAGATTATGGGTTCTTCATGAGAGAGCCTTTAGGGACGGGTTCTCCAGCTTTACCTCAGGATGTGGTGCGACACTGTATCATACAGGCCCGATTACTGGCGTGTAGAACAG AGGATCCTAAATTGGGAGTTGGTGCAGTTATTTGGGCTGAGGGAAAACAG TCGCAATGTGATGGCACAGGTCGGCTTTACCTAGTGGGCTGTGGGTACAATGCCTATCCAGTGGGCTCACAGTACGCAGAGTATCCTCAGATGGATCACAAGCAAGAGGAGAGGCAGAACAGGAAGTACAGATACATCCTCCATGCGGAGCAGAACGCACTCACATTCAG GAGCGCAGAGATAAAAGAAGAGGAGAACACAATGATTTTTGTGACCAAATGCCCGTGTGACGAGTGTGTTCCTCTGATCGGCTGCGCTGGAATAAAGCAGATCTACACCACAGACCTGGACAGCAACAAAGTCAAACATGACATCTCCTACCTCAGGTTCGACAAACTCAGCGGCGTCCAGAAGTTCATT tGGCAGCAGAAATCATCTGCTAGACATATGTCAGAACAAACTGCTCCGCCCACAGCAA atgGCTACATGAAACGAAGAGAGGAGGGAACTAATTTTCAGTGCAATAAGAGACTGCGATCATAG
- the cab39l gene encoding calcium-binding protein 39-like: MPLFGKSHKNPTEIVKTLKDNLSILVKQDKKTEKASEEVSKCLVAMKEILYGTNDKEPHTETVAQLAQELYNSGLLISLVENLQVIDFEGKKDVCQIFNNILRRQIGTRSPTVEYFCSHQEVLFILLKGYETPQVALNCGIMLRECIRHEPLAKIVLQSEHFKDFFSYVEMSTFDIASDAFATFKDLLTRHKVLVAEFLEQNYDAVFDNYEKLLHSENYVTKRQSLKLLGELLLDRHNFTVMTRYISKPENLKLMMNLLRDKSPNIQFEAFHVFKVFVANPNKTQPIVDILLKNQTKLIDFLSNFQKDRTDDEQFNDEKTYLVKQIRDLKKPAS, from the exons ATGCCACTATTTGGTAAATCTCACAAGAACCCCACAGAAATTGTGAAGACCCTGAAGGACAACCTCTCAATCCTGGTGAAGCAGGACAAGAAGACAGAGAAG gCTTCAGAGGAGGTGTCGAAATGTCTGGTGGCGATGAAAGAGATCCTGTACGGCACTAACGACAAGGAGCCACACACAGAAACGGTGGCCCAACTGGCCCAAGAGCTCTACAACAGCGGCCTGCTCATCTCACTGGTGGAAAACCTGCAAGTCATCGATTTTGAG GGTAAAAAGGACGTTTGTCAGATCTTCAACAACATCCTGCGCAGGCAGATCGGGACCCGCAGCCCAACAGTGGAATATTTCTGCTCTCATCAGGAAGTTCTTTTCATCTTACTCAAAGG GTATGAGACTCCTCAGGTGGCATTGAATTGTGGGATTATGCTGCGCGAGTGCATCCGGCATGAACCTCTTGCCAAAATCGTCCTCCAATCTGAACACTTTAAAGATTTCTTCAGTTACGTGGAGATGTCCACATTTGACATCGCCTCTGACGCGTTTGCCACCTTCAAG gacCTACTCACAAGACACAAGGTTCTGGTGGCGGAATTTTTAGAACAGAACTATGACGCG GTTTTTGATAACTATGAGAAACTGCTTCACTCTGAGAACTACGTGACCAAGAGACAGTCGTTGAAG CTGCTGGGTGAACTGCTCCTGGACAGACACAACTTCACAGTCATGACACGGTACATCAGTAAACCAGAGAACCTGAAGCTCATGATGAACCTCCTGAGAGACAAGAGCCCCAACATTCAGTTTGAGGCTTTCCATGTCTTCAAG GTGTTTGTGGCCAATCCAAATAAAACACAGCCCATCGTAGACATTCTATTGAAGAACCAAACGAAACTCATCGACTTCCTTAGCAACTTTCAGAAGGATCGCACAGACGACGAGCAGTTTAACGATGAAAAGACGTACCTCGTCAAACAAATACGAGACCTAAAGAAGCCAGCCTCCTAA